In the Sediminibacter sp. Hel_I_10 genome, one interval contains:
- a CDS encoding SMP-30/gluconolactonase/LRE family protein produces the protein MKPLLYSIITILSMTHSMTGQSQIDTKHYDATLELEANALLGEGAIWNYETEVLYWVDIEGKSLNLYDPETKSNRSLPTPSTIGTVVPSEEKNKAVVALQDGIYTMDTNTGGLELLSDVERDIPANRFNDGKCDPSGRFWVGSMAFSQNMHEANLYMIDEKGHAALKKDSVTISNGIVWTKDKKTMYYIDTPTAEIKAYDYNDANGAISNERVVVKVDSALGYPDGMTIDSNDNLWVGMWNGNAVIQFDPKTGKVLSKVNVPAHNVTSCAFGGAHLKTLYITTSSLDMTEEEQNTYPKAGSVFKVDLDVSGLKSNFYKAK, from the coding sequence ATGAAACCACTACTCTACTCTATAATCACTATCTTAAGTATGACCCATAGCATGACAGGACAATCACAGATAGACACCAAACACTATGACGCCACACTAGAACTGGAGGCAAACGCCTTACTAGGCGAAGGTGCCATTTGGAATTATGAAACCGAAGTCTTGTATTGGGTAGACATCGAAGGTAAATCCTTAAACCTCTACGATCCAGAGACCAAATCGAATCGTAGCCTCCCGACGCCATCTACCATTGGAACGGTTGTGCCTTCCGAAGAAAAAAATAAAGCGGTCGTCGCACTTCAAGACGGGATCTACACGATGGATACCAACACTGGAGGGCTTGAACTCTTGTCTGACGTAGAGCGAGACATTCCTGCAAATCGTTTTAACGATGGCAAATGCGATCCTTCAGGTCGTTTTTGGGTAGGTTCTATGGCATTTAGTCAAAACATGCATGAAGCCAATCTTTATATGATAGATGAAAAAGGACATGCCGCACTTAAGAAAGATAGTGTCACCATTTCAAATGGTATTGTTTGGACCAAGGATAAAAAAACAATGTATTATATTGATACGCCAACCGCCGAAATTAAAGCTTACGATTATAACGATGCAAATGGTGCCATATCTAATGAACGTGTTGTAGTAAAAGTTGACAGTGCTTTAGGCTATCCTGATGGCATGACGATTGACAGCAACGATAACCTTTGGGTTGGGATGTGGAATGGTAACGCCGTAATTCAATTTGATCCTAAAACCGGGAAGGTACTTTCTAAGGTAAACGTTCCTGCGCATAATGTGACCTCTTGCGCTTTTGGCGGAGCACATTTAAAAACGCTTTATATCACCACCTCCAGTCTTGACATGACTGAAGAAGAACAAAACACATATCCAAAAGCAGGCTCAGTTTTCAAGGTGGATCTTGACGTTAGTGGGCTTAAAAGCAACTTCTACAAAGCCAAATAA
- a CDS encoding FecR family protein, producing MTREQLIEKWLDYDLNAHELEAFKQLEDYDALLQMNEALQGFKAGAFDHDLAYKTISQRIASKPKKTTWVSVLSKIAAVLLMCFGLYYFMQDLSLSTNETLVAQQETVILPDASSVQLNAMSSLTFQEQDWDNHRVLKLNGEAYFKVAKGSKFEVQTQLGTVTVLGTQFNVKQRGDLFEVVCFEGKVAVVSEKKEQILLPGDTFLIRDGNYVSTDKERFKQPSWLNHASTFKSVPYKEVIEEFERQYDVKIQLNQINTNQLFTGSFTHNDIGIALKSITLPLQLKYVKKDKTIILTGV from the coding sequence ATGACAAGAGAACAACTTATAGAAAAATGGTTGGATTACGACCTCAACGCACATGAGCTTGAAGCTTTCAAACAGCTTGAAGATTATGACGCGTTGCTGCAAATGAATGAAGCCCTTCAAGGCTTTAAAGCAGGAGCGTTCGATCATGATTTGGCCTATAAAACCATCTCCCAGCGTATCGCATCTAAACCTAAGAAAACAACATGGGTATCGGTACTATCAAAAATAGCTGCCGTCCTCCTTATGTGTTTTGGTCTTTACTATTTTATGCAAGACCTAAGTCTCAGCACCAATGAAACACTAGTGGCTCAACAAGAAACCGTTATTTTGCCCGACGCCTCTTCTGTTCAATTAAACGCCATGTCTAGCTTGACGTTCCAAGAACAAGATTGGGACAATCACCGAGTACTTAAACTCAACGGCGAAGCTTATTTTAAAGTCGCTAAAGGTTCTAAATTTGAAGTACAAACCCAACTGGGAACGGTTACGGTTTTAGGAACACAGTTTAACGTAAAACAACGCGGCGATCTTTTTGAAGTGGTTTGTTTTGAAGGTAAGGTTGCTGTGGTTTCTGAAAAGAAAGAACAAATTTTACTACCAGGTGATACCTTCTTGATTCGTGACGGTAATTATGTGAGCACCGACAAAGAACGTTTTAAACAACCGTCTTGGTTAAATCACGCCAGCACCTTTAAGAGTGTGCCTTACAAAGAAGTCATTGAAGAGTTTGAAAGACAGTATGACGTTAAGATTCAATTAAACCAAATTAATACCAACCAGCTTTTTACTGGAAGTTTCACACATAATGATATTGGAATTGCTTTAAAATCCATTACTTTACCATTACAATTAAAGTATGTAAAAAAAGACAAGACCATTATATTAACGGGTGTGTAA
- a CDS encoding FecR domain-containing protein, whose translation MCKQIITLLFISIIGGFFWGLNAQNTANTNAPLSDVLDVLEKRYEITFSYVDLTIANKTMSFPDENLSLAEVISLLSTSTNLDFIVVDNTNIVISKRRNPLSDFITQKLEEVVITNYLTQGISKKSDGKIVINTEDSKLLPGLIEPDILQTIQALPGILSVDERISNINVRGGTHDQNLILWEGIKMYQSGHFFGLVSAFNPYLTKDINVSKNGTSVKYGDGVSSVIDIRQSNTLDQDFKAGAGFNLIHADGFAKLPLNKESELQVSARRSITDLVLTPTYDQYLQRVFQDSDFSNTQNNAVVSNNERFYFYDIALKFLYDISDKDQLRINFSTINNSLDYDQKLNSDAAMPLKNTLNQNNLATGITYLKYWNNKLTTTAQLYLSNYDLKASNFNLINEQQLQQDNAVNDVGIKINATNHIDNNLKLHGGYQFSEISIENAEIVDQLNFTSFTKEINRSHAFYGEAEFTSLNRDTYARIGLRTNYIEKFSEIFTEPRISVSHKLSNDFRLEFLAEFKSQTTSQVIDFQNDFLGIEKRRWMLSNDEDIPIIKSKQGAVGIHYNKNKLLISLEAFVKSVENITAQSQGFQNQFQFENAIGAYETKGIDFLINKQFQQLSTWLSYSFSNNDYRFADLNEGQTFPNNLDIRHALTFATTYSMEAIDFAFGLNWRSGKPATNPTTNQNTTNNTIEYEAPNSSRLNDYIRADLSVSYQLKVSTKTKASVAASIWNVFDRRNVINRYFVEDENNLLIAIENLSLGITPNVSFRLSF comes from the coding sequence GTGTGTAAACAAATAATCACTTTACTTTTTATCAGTATCATTGGAGGCTTTTTTTGGGGCTTAAACGCCCAAAATACTGCCAACACTAATGCGCCGCTTTCGGACGTATTGGACGTGTTAGAAAAACGCTACGAGATTACATTTTCTTACGTTGATCTTACTATAGCTAACAAGACCATGAGTTTTCCAGATGAAAACTTGTCGCTAGCGGAAGTGATTTCACTCTTGAGTACCTCCACAAATTTAGATTTCATTGTTGTTGACAACACCAATATTGTCATCTCAAAAAGACGCAATCCACTTAGTGATTTCATTACCCAAAAACTGGAAGAAGTGGTCATTACCAATTATTTGACCCAAGGTATTTCTAAGAAGAGTGACGGAAAAATCGTTATCAATACCGAAGATTCTAAACTTCTGCCAGGGCTCATTGAACCTGACATCTTACAAACCATTCAAGCGCTCCCTGGGATCTTAAGCGTTGATGAACGTATTTCTAACATCAATGTTCGCGGTGGTACCCACGATCAAAATTTAATTCTGTGGGAAGGCATCAAGATGTATCAATCTGGACATTTCTTTGGTTTGGTATCTGCGTTCAACCCCTACTTAACTAAAGATATTAACGTTTCCAAAAACGGAACAAGTGTCAAATATGGCGATGGCGTTTCTAGCGTTATTGACATTAGACAATCCAATACCCTAGATCAAGATTTTAAAGCTGGGGCAGGGTTCAATCTGATTCATGCCGATGGTTTCGCTAAATTACCGCTTAATAAAGAAAGTGAACTTCAGGTTTCGGCAAGACGGTCTATTACAGATTTGGTGCTAACGCCTACATATGACCAATATCTGCAACGTGTATTTCAAGATTCCGACTTTTCTAACACTCAAAACAATGCCGTGGTCTCCAATAATGAGCGCTTTTATTTTTATGACATCGCCCTTAAGTTTTTATATGATATTTCAGACAAAGACCAACTACGGATTAACTTCTCAACCATTAACAACAGCTTAGATTATGATCAAAAGCTAAACAGCGACGCTGCTATGCCACTTAAAAATACGCTTAACCAGAATAACTTGGCAACTGGCATTACCTATCTTAAATATTGGAACAATAAATTAACTACGACCGCCCAACTCTATTTGAGCAATTATGATTTAAAGGCGAGTAACTTCAACCTCATCAACGAACAGCAACTACAACAAGACAATGCCGTTAACGATGTTGGCATTAAAATTAATGCAACCAATCATATTGACAATAACTTAAAATTGCACGGCGGCTACCAGTTTAGCGAGATTAGCATTGAAAATGCTGAAATTGTTGACCAACTCAATTTTACAAGCTTCACCAAAGAAATCAATAGATCTCATGCCTTTTATGGTGAAGCAGAATTTACCTCATTAAATAGAGACACCTATGCCCGCATTGGTTTACGAACCAACTATATTGAAAAATTTTCTGAAATCTTTACCGAGCCTCGAATTTCAGTAAGTCATAAACTGAGCAATGATTTTAGATTAGAATTTCTAGCGGAATTTAAAAGTCAAACCACATCTCAAGTGATCGATTTCCAAAATGATTTTTTAGGCATTGAAAAGCGACGTTGGATGCTGTCTAATGATGAGGATATTCCCATCATTAAAAGCAAACAAGGTGCTGTAGGCATTCATTACAATAAAAACAAGCTCTTGATTAGCTTAGAGGCTTTTGTAAAATCTGTTGAGAACATTACCGCACAGAGTCAAGGCTTTCAAAACCAGTTTCAATTTGAGAATGCCATAGGCGCTTATGAAACCAAAGGGATTGATTTCTTAATTAACAAACAGTTTCAACAATTGAGCACCTGGTTAAGTTATTCTTTTTCAAATAACGACTATCGGTTTGCCGATTTAAATGAGGGACAAACCTTCCCTAACAATCTTGACATTAGACATGCCCTGACCTTTGCCACAACCTATTCTATGGAAGCTATCGATTTTGCATTCGGTCTCAATTGGAGAAGCGGCAAACCGGCTACAAACCCAACGACCAACCAAAATACCACTAACAATACTATTGAGTATGAGGCCCCAAATAGCAGCCGGCTTAACGATTATATTAGAGCAGACCTCTCGGTATCTTACCAACTAAAAGTAAGCACTAAGACCAAGGCTTCTGTAGCCGCGTCTATATGGAATGTGTTTGACAGACGAAATGTAATCAATAGGTATTTTGTAGAAGACGAGAACAATTTGCTTATTGCCATAGAAAACCTGTCACTTGGCATTACGCCTAACGTAAGTTTTAGACTTAGCTTTTGA
- a CDS encoding serine hydrolase yields the protein MKTKPLYVSLVVFLTFCFLKVNAQSQDLSQEIDNYLNANFNSEMPGMSILVAKDGKAIYNKGFGMANLELEVKAEPKHVFEIGSITKQFTAVCILMLEEQGKLKTSDEITTYIPDYPTKGKVITIHHLLNHTSGIKSYTNMPSFISNARKDMTPTELIDVFKNEPMDFDPGTAFNYNNSGYILLGHIIEVVSGKTYAEFIKSNIFDRLGMSNSYYGSMSAIISNRASGYSETENGYANAAYLSLTLPYAAGSIMSTTEDLLKWQNAISANTLIKRSSLEKAINGSQLSNGDTIDYGYGWTTGSINGSKTVEHSGGIFGYSSNGIFLPDEQVYVIGLTNCDCGNVGGFTTNIAAMAIGKPFPKIEDAIALEPAELEKWVGAYAFDEGVIRHITLKDQQLYSQREGSTNMKIYPMTETHFIFEEGTIAYDFYMENGKRMAKFTANGNTITGQGIEKAAPAEQVSIDLSEDVLEDYVGTYELMPTFHIKIEVRDAKVYTTATGQSEIEIYASEQDKFFLKVVPAEIVFNRNEANEIESLTLFQGGQELTGKKIN from the coding sequence ATGAAAACCAAACCATTGTATGTATCCCTCGTCGTTTTTTTGACGTTCTGCTTTTTGAAGGTAAATGCACAATCACAAGATCTAAGCCAAGAGATTGACAACTATCTCAACGCCAACTTCAATTCTGAAATGCCAGGCATGAGTATTTTGGTTGCTAAAGATGGTAAGGCTATTTATAATAAAGGCTTTGGTATGGCTAACCTTGAATTGGAGGTTAAAGCAGAGCCTAAGCATGTTTTTGAAATTGGCTCTATCACCAAACAGTTTACAGCGGTGTGTATTTTGATGTTAGAAGAACAAGGAAAACTGAAAACATCTGATGAGATCACAACATACATTCCAGATTATCCTACAAAAGGTAAGGTCATTACCATTCATCACTTATTAAATCATACTTCGGGCATCAAGAGTTATACAAATATGCCTAGTTTCATTTCAAATGCACGAAAAGACATGACCCCAACAGAGCTTATCGATGTGTTTAAAAATGAGCCCATGGATTTTGATCCAGGCACTGCCTTTAATTATAATAACTCCGGTTATATTTTATTGGGTCATATTATAGAGGTCGTTTCTGGTAAAACCTATGCTGAATTTATAAAATCCAATATTTTTGACAGGTTGGGAATGAGCAATTCCTATTACGGCAGTATGTCTGCTATTATTTCCAATCGTGCCAGCGGATATTCTGAAACCGAAAACGGCTATGCTAATGCCGCTTACCTCAGTTTAACGCTGCCTTATGCTGCTGGCTCTATCATGTCTACCACAGAAGATCTTTTAAAATGGCAAAACGCAATTTCTGCAAATACGCTTATCAAAAGAAGCAGTTTAGAAAAGGCAATTAATGGCTCTCAACTTTCCAATGGGGACACCATAGACTATGGTTATGGCTGGACTACTGGTAGTATTAATGGCTCTAAAACGGTAGAACACTCTGGTGGTATTTTTGGATATAGCTCAAACGGTATATTTCTGCCAGATGAACAGGTGTATGTGATTGGACTTACCAATTGCGACTGTGGAAATGTTGGTGGTTTCACAACCAATATTGCCGCTATGGCTATCGGGAAACCCTTTCCAAAAATTGAGGATGCTATTGCGTTAGAGCCAGCAGAATTAGAAAAATGGGTGGGCGCCTATGCGTTTGATGAAGGGGTTATTCGCCACATCACTTTAAAAGATCAACAACTGTATAGTCAACGAGAAGGCAGTACTAATATGAAAATTTATCCTATGACCGAGACACATTTCATCTTTGAAGAAGGTACTATCGCTTATGATTTCTACATGGAAAACGGGAAGCGTATGGCAAAATTCACGGCCAACGGTAATACCATTACAGGGCAAGGTATTGAAAAAGCGGCTCCTGCTGAGCAGGTTTCAATTGATTTATCAGAAGATGTTTTAGAGGATTATGTAGGTACTTACGAGTTGATGCCCACCTTTCATATAAAAATTGAGGTGAGGGATGCTAAGGTCTATACCACCGCTACCGGACAATCAGAAATTGAGATTTATGCATCAGAACAAGATAAATTCTTTTTAAAGGTAGTTCCTGCGGAAATCGTCTTCAACAGAAATGAAGCAAACGAAATTGAAAGTTTGACCCTTTTTCAAGGAGGACAAGAACTGACGGGGAAGAAAATAAACTAG
- the htpG gene encoding molecular chaperone HtpG — translation MSKGNINVSVENIFPLIKKFLYSDHEIFLRELISNATDATLKLKHLTSIGEVDVAYGNPKIEIKIDKEGKKLHITDQGVGMTAEEVEKYINQIAFSGAEEFLDKYKEAGKDSGIIGHFGLGFYSAFMVASKVEIITKSYKDEPAAHWICDGSPEFSLEKADKTERGTEIILHIAEDSTEFLEEGKIRELLTKYNKFMPIPIKFGTKEINDPEFTPKKIKDKDGKETTEPHKKIKVDDIINNPNPAWTKQPTDLKEADYNSFYRELYPMQFEEPLFHIHLNVDYPFNLTGILYFPKMNNDLNIQKDKIQLYQNQVFVTDNVEGIVPEFLTMLRGVIDSPDIPLNVSRSYLQADGAVKKISSYITRKVADKLKSLFNNSREDFEKKWNDIKIVIEYGMLSEDKFFEKADAFALYPTVDGSFYTYQELHDKIKAKQTDKDDKLVILYASNMDEQYSYIEAAKDKGYEVLLLDSPIVSHLIQKLESSKEHISFARVDGDHIDNLIKKEDTAISKLTEDEKKSLEDILKEVVPSEKFMVQLEAMDSSASPFIITQPEFMRRMKEMQQTGGGGGMFGMGNMPEMYNLIVNTNSELVNEILTTKTKKKQERLITQSLDLARLSQGLLKGKELTEFVKRSYEMIK, via the coding sequence ATGAGTAAAGGAAACATTAACGTATCGGTAGAGAATATTTTTCCGCTGATTAAGAAGTTTTTGTACAGCGATCACGAAATCTTTTTACGTGAGCTAATTAGTAATGCAACAGATGCTACTTTAAAATTAAAGCACCTTACCAGTATTGGTGAGGTTGATGTTGCGTATGGCAATCCCAAAATTGAGATTAAAATCGATAAGGAAGGGAAAAAATTGCATATTACAGATCAAGGCGTTGGTATGACTGCTGAAGAAGTAGAAAAGTATATCAACCAAATTGCGTTTTCTGGTGCTGAGGAGTTTTTAGACAAGTACAAAGAAGCAGGTAAGGACTCTGGAATTATAGGTCATTTTGGTCTTGGTTTCTATTCTGCTTTTATGGTCGCTAGTAAAGTGGAGATCATTACTAAATCTTATAAAGATGAGCCAGCAGCCCATTGGATATGTGACGGGTCACCTGAGTTTTCTTTAGAGAAAGCCGATAAAACCGAAAGAGGAACCGAAATCATTTTACACATTGCTGAAGATTCTACAGAGTTTTTAGAAGAGGGTAAAATACGTGAACTGTTGACCAAGTATAACAAGTTCATGCCTATCCCAATTAAATTTGGAACGAAGGAAATTAATGATCCTGAGTTTACTCCAAAGAAAATAAAGGATAAAGATGGTAAGGAAACTACTGAGCCACACAAAAAAATCAAGGTTGATGATATTATTAACAACCCTAATCCTGCCTGGACGAAGCAGCCTACAGATTTAAAGGAAGCCGATTATAATAGCTTCTACAGAGAGCTCTACCCAATGCAGTTTGAGGAGCCTTTATTCCACATTCATTTAAATGTGGATTACCCATTCAACTTGACGGGAATCTTGTATTTTCCAAAAATGAATAACGACTTGAACATCCAAAAGGATAAAATTCAGTTGTATCAAAACCAAGTATTTGTAACCGATAACGTTGAAGGTATTGTGCCAGAATTCTTGACCATGCTTCGTGGTGTAATTGATTCTCCAGACATCCCATTGAACGTTTCTCGTTCTTACTTGCAAGCAGATGGTGCCGTGAAGAAAATTTCGTCTTACATCACCCGTAAGGTGGCAGATAAGTTGAAATCGCTATTCAATAATAGTCGTGAGGATTTTGAGAAAAAATGGAATGATATTAAAATCGTGATCGAGTATGGTATGCTTTCCGAAGATAAATTCTTTGAAAAGGCAGATGCATTTGCATTATATCCAACGGTTGATGGTAGTTTTTATACCTACCAAGAATTGCATGATAAAATCAAGGCAAAACAGACTGATAAGGATGATAAGTTGGTGATTCTTTATGCTTCTAATATGGATGAGCAGTATTCTTACATTGAAGCTGCCAAAGACAAAGGTTATGAAGTTTTATTGCTAGATTCTCCAATTGTATCGCACTTGATCCAAAAGCTAGAGAGCAGTAAAGAACATATTTCTTTTGCAAGAGTCGATGGAGATCATATTGACAATTTGATCAAGAAAGAAGATACGGCTATTTCTAAACTTACCGAAGATGAGAAAAAATCTTTAGAAGACATTTTAAAGGAAGTGGTGCCTTCAGAAAAATTTATGGTACAGTTAGAAGCCATGGATAGCAGTGCGTCTCCATTTATCATCACGCAACCTGAGTTTATGCGTCGTATGAAAGAGATGCAGCAAACCGGCGGCGGTGGCGGTATGTTTGGTATGGGTAATATGCCAGAGATGTATAACTTGATCGTGAACACCAACTCAGAGTTGGTCAATGAAATTTTAACGACCAAGACCAAGAAAAAGCAAGAGCGCTTAATTACTCAAAGTTTAGATTTAGCACGTTTATCTCAAGGGTTGCTCAAAGGTAAAGAGCTTACCGAATTTGTGAAACGCAGTTACGAAATGATTAAGTAA
- a CDS encoding 3-oxoacyl-ACP synthase III family protein, which produces MYNSKIIGLGHYVPDNVVTNSDLSKMMDTNDEWIQERTGIKERRWVKDGDDDTTATMGVKAAKVAIERAGIDKDDIDFIVFATLSPDMYFPGPGVQVQHALDIKTVGALDVRNQCSGFVYAISVADNFIKSGMYKNVLVIGSELHSRGLDKTTRGRSVSVIFGDGAGAAILTREEDHNKGILSTHLHSQGEHAEELVVKAPGMGTRWVTDILEENDPNDESYFPYMNGQFVFKNAVVRFSEVIMEGLTKNNLDVSAIDMLIPHQANLRISQFIQKKFNLNDDQVFNNIQKYGNTTAASIPIALTEAWEEGKIKEGDVVVLAAFGSGFTWGSVVIRW; this is translated from the coding sequence ATGTATAATTCCAAAATAATAGGCCTGGGACATTATGTTCCTGATAATGTGGTGACCAATTCAGATTTATCTAAGATGATGGACACCAACGACGAATGGATCCAGGAGCGTACTGGAATTAAAGAAAGACGCTGGGTAAAGGATGGTGACGATGATACTACGGCCACTATGGGTGTAAAAGCCGCCAAAGTTGCTATTGAACGTGCTGGCATTGATAAAGATGATATTGATTTTATTGTCTTTGCCACCTTGAGTCCAGACATGTATTTTCCCGGACCAGGAGTTCAAGTACAACACGCATTAGACATTAAGACGGTGGGTGCGCTTGACGTAAGAAATCAATGTTCTGGGTTTGTGTATGCAATTTCCGTAGCAGATAATTTTATCAAATCTGGAATGTATAAAAACGTGCTGGTTATTGGGAGTGAATTGCATTCTCGTGGCTTAGACAAAACAACCAGAGGCCGTAGCGTGTCTGTTATTTTTGGAGACGGTGCAGGTGCCGCAATTTTAACCCGAGAAGAAGATCATAATAAAGGAATTTTATCTACACATTTACACAGTCAAGGCGAACACGCAGAAGAATTAGTGGTAAAAGCGCCAGGAATGGGAACGCGTTGGGTAACGGATATTTTAGAAGAGAATGATCCCAACGATGAAAGCTATTTTCCATACATGAACGGACAATTTGTATTTAAAAATGCCGTGGTTCGTTTTAGTGAGGTTATTATGGAAGGGTTGACCAAAAACAATTTGGACGTGAGTGCTATTGATATGTTGATTCCGCATCAAGCGAATTTGCGTATTTCACAATTTATTCAGAAGAAATTCAATTTAAACGACGATCAAGTCTTTAATAACATTCAAAAGTATGGCAATACCACTGCCGCATCCATACCAATCGCGTTAACCGAAGCTTGGGAAGAAGGCAAAATCAAGGAAGGTGATGTTGTAGTTCTTGCTGCCTTTGGTAGTGGATTTACTTGGGGAAGTGTGGTGATAAGGTGGTAA
- a CDS encoding CoA-binding protein, whose product MQKKTLVIGASNNTNRYSNIAINRLKQYDQETVAFGLREGTVAGVEIDTNLMPYKDIDTVTLYLNPQRQKSYYDYIISLHPKRVIFNPGTENPEFQNMLKTEGIAFEESCTLVLLSTNQY is encoded by the coding sequence ATGCAGAAAAAAACATTAGTTATAGGAGCATCTAACAATACCAATAGATATTCTAACATCGCCATAAACAGACTAAAACAATATGATCAAGAAACCGTTGCTTTTGGACTTCGGGAAGGAACCGTAGCAGGTGTAGAGATTGACACCAATCTCATGCCTTATAAAGATATTGATACGGTAACCCTGTACTTAAACCCACAACGCCAAAAATCGTATTACGATTATATCATTTCGCTACATCCAAAGCGCGTGATTTTTAATCCAGGTACAGAAAACCCTGAATTTCAAAATATGCTAAAAACAGAAGGTATCGCTTTTGAAGAATCCTGTACCTTGGTTTTACTTTCTACGAATCAATACTAA